In Leucoraja erinacea ecotype New England chromosome 12, Leri_hhj_1, whole genome shotgun sequence, one DNA window encodes the following:
- the rraga gene encoding ras-related GTP-binding protein A isoform X1 → MPSTAMKKKVLLMGKSGSGKTSMRSIIFANYIARDTRRLAATIDVEHSHVRFLGNLVLNLWDCGGQDTFMENYFTSQRDNIFRNVEVLIYVFDVESRELEKDMHYYQSCLEAILQNSPDAKIFCLVHKMDLVQEDQRDLIFKEREDDLRRLSRPLECTCFRTSIWDETLYKAWSSIVYQLIPNVQQLETNLRNFAQIIEADEVLLFERATFLVISHYQCKEQRDAHRFEKISNIIKQFKLSCSKLAASFQSMEVRNSNFAAFIDVFTSNTYVMVIMSDPSIPSAATLINIRNARKHFEKLERVDGPKHSLLVR, encoded by the exons ATGCCGAGCACAGCCATGAAGAAAAAG GTGCTGTTGATGGGAAAGAGTGGGTCTGGTAAGACCAGCATGAGATCCATTATTTTTGCAAACTACATAGCCAGGGATACAAGACGACTTGCAGCTACAA TTGACGTGGAACATTCGCATGTCCGATTTCTGGGAAACCTGGTCCTGAATCTATGGGACTGTGGTGG CCAAGATACTTTCATGGAAAACTACTTTACAAGTCAACGGGACAACATATTCCGTAATGTGGAAGTTCTTATTTATGTCTTTGATGTGGAAAGTCGTGAATTGGAAAAAGATATGCACTACTACCAGTCGTGCCTGGAAGCAATTCTTCAAAACTCGCCTGATGCCAAAATATTTTGTCTTGTTCACAAGATGGATCTTGTGCAGGAGGATCAGCGTGACTTG ATTTTTAAGGAGCGTGAAGATGATCTGCGGCGCTTGTCCCGTCCTCTAGAGTGCACGTGCTTTCGGACCTCCATCTGGGATGAGACCTTGTACAAA GCATGGTCAAGCATTGTGTACCAACTGATCCCTAATGTACAACAACTGGAAACCAACCTGAGGAACTTTGCTCAGATTATTGAAGCTGATGAGGTACTACTGTTTGAAAGGGCTACATTCCTA GTGATTTCTCACTATCAATGTAAAGAACAGAGGGATGCACATAGATTTGAAAAAATCAGCAACATTATTAAGCAATTCAAACTAAGCTGCAG TAAACTGGCAGCGTCTTTCCAAAGTATGGAAGTTAGGAACTCCAATTTTGCAGCATTTATTGATGTCTTCACATCCAACACATATGTGATGGTAATCATGTCAGATCCATCCATAC CTTCAGCAGCTACACTCATCAATATTCGTAATGCCCGGAAACACTTTGAGAAGCTGGAGAGAGTTGATGGTCCTAAACACAGCCTTTTGGTTCGTTGA
- the rraga gene encoding ras-related GTP-binding protein A isoform X2, translating into MKVLLMGKSGSGKTSMRSIIFANYIARDTRRLAATIDVEHSHVRFLGNLVLNLWDCGGQDTFMENYFTSQRDNIFRNVEVLIYVFDVESRELEKDMHYYQSCLEAILQNSPDAKIFCLVHKMDLVQEDQRDLIFKEREDDLRRLSRPLECTCFRTSIWDETLYKAWSSIVYQLIPNVQQLETNLRNFAQIIEADEVLLFERATFLVISHYQCKEQRDAHRFEKISNIIKQFKLSCSKLAASFQSMEVRNSNFAAFIDVFTSNTYVMVIMSDPSIPSAATLINIRNARKHFEKLERVDGPKHSLLVR; encoded by the exons atGAAG GTGCTGTTGATGGGAAAGAGTGGGTCTGGTAAGACCAGCATGAGATCCATTATTTTTGCAAACTACATAGCCAGGGATACAAGACGACTTGCAGCTACAA TTGACGTGGAACATTCGCATGTCCGATTTCTGGGAAACCTGGTCCTGAATCTATGGGACTGTGGTGG CCAAGATACTTTCATGGAAAACTACTTTACAAGTCAACGGGACAACATATTCCGTAATGTGGAAGTTCTTATTTATGTCTTTGATGTGGAAAGTCGTGAATTGGAAAAAGATATGCACTACTACCAGTCGTGCCTGGAAGCAATTCTTCAAAACTCGCCTGATGCCAAAATATTTTGTCTTGTTCACAAGATGGATCTTGTGCAGGAGGATCAGCGTGACTTG ATTTTTAAGGAGCGTGAAGATGATCTGCGGCGCTTGTCCCGTCCTCTAGAGTGCACGTGCTTTCGGACCTCCATCTGGGATGAGACCTTGTACAAA GCATGGTCAAGCATTGTGTACCAACTGATCCCTAATGTACAACAACTGGAAACCAACCTGAGGAACTTTGCTCAGATTATTGAAGCTGATGAGGTACTACTGTTTGAAAGGGCTACATTCCTA GTGATTTCTCACTATCAATGTAAAGAACAGAGGGATGCACATAGATTTGAAAAAATCAGCAACATTATTAAGCAATTCAAACTAAGCTGCAG TAAACTGGCAGCGTCTTTCCAAAGTATGGAAGTTAGGAACTCCAATTTTGCAGCATTTATTGATGTCTTCACATCCAACACATATGTGATGGTAATCATGTCAGATCCATCCATAC CTTCAGCAGCTACACTCATCAATATTCGTAATGCCCGGAAACACTTTGAGAAGCTGGAGAGAGTTGATGGTCCTAAACACAGCCTTTTGGTTCGTTGA